The Thioalkalivibrio sulfidiphilus HL-EbGr7 genome includes the window TGACGACGTGGATCAGCAGGTTCGTCAACTTCATGGGAAAGGGGGCGAGCCCGAAAAAATGCCGTTCCAGGGCGAAACTCGCCATGCTCAGGGGGCGGGACAGGGGGCCCGAGCCGCTGGAGAAGGCGGCGCTCGCCAGTGCTCCCGGGGTCAGGTGCTCCATGCGGATGTTGTCGTTGTGCACGATGTTGGGAAAGTCATCGAACACGTAGCCGCCCGAGAGGCCCGGCCAGTAGACCAGGAGGATCAGCAGGCAAATCAGCGGGAGGAGCAGTGTCGGGCTGCGCAAGGCCATGTCTTTGGGCGTTTCCGGTTCCTGGAAAAAAAACACCCCGCAGGGCGGGGTGTTTTTAGTACAAGCCTGGTACGGCTGGCAAGGATTAGTTGCGGCAGCTGTTGGGCAGGTACTTGTTGGGCATGTTGGTGCCGGGACGGCAGGTCCAGGCCAGGCTGCCCGCACTGGTGGTGGCGGAGAATTCCAGGGTGCTGTTCAGAATGTTGCTGTTGGCGTTGTTGCCGTAAGTGACGACAATCACGCCAGAAGTGGTGCCGGCGTCAACGCTAACAACGTAGGAGCCAGCGATATCGGTGGGGTCTTCCAGACCATAGGATTCGTTGGTGGAGGCGAAGGCACCGCGGTCATTGTAGAACTCGGCCATGGCGGTACGGGCGCCGGAGGCCAGGGACATACCCTCGGACACCTGGGCGCGGATGGTGTAGTCCTGGTAGGCGGGCAGCGCGATGGCGGCCAGGATGCCGATGATGGCCACCACGATCATCAGTTCGATCAGGGTGAAGCCCTGCTGTACTTTCTTCATGCTCTGCATGGTGTATCTCCTTGAGGGGCGGATGTTCGTTGTTCGGAACGTGAGTGTTCTCGCGTGCAAATTATGCAGATGTCGTGCCAGGGCGGCAATCTGGGACGGGTGGTCGAGATGGGGAGACGAGTGGTCGTGCTCTTGACGAAGGCGCGATGGGGGGTGACAAAAGTTGTCAATCCGGCTGACGTGGACTGTCAGGGCCTGTTGAGAGGGTCCTGGTCGTGCACAGTTGCCTCGTGAAATGTCAGGTCAAGTGAGTATTCCGGGGTGGGTGTCTGGCCACGCCGTCACTCGGCTGAGACCGAATTACTCAAACCGCATCGACAGGTCCACCGCCACCACGTCCTTGGTGATCGACCCCACCGAGATGTAGTCCACCCCGGTTTCGGCGATGGCCTTGACCGTGTCCAGACTGACCCCACCGGAGGCCTCGAGC containing:
- a CDS encoding pilin; its protein translation is MQSMKKVQQGFTLIELMIVVAIIGILAAIALPAYQDYTIRAQVSEGMSLASGARTAMAEFYNDRGAFASTNESYGLEDPTDIAGSYVVSVDAGTTSGVIVVTYGNNANSNILNSTLEFSATTSAGSLAWTCRPGTNMPNKYLPNSCRN